The sequence ATGTGCGAGGTGGAGGAGTATGCCGTTACTACCTTGCTGTAGCTGAACGTGAACTGGGCATTTATCCATCTCCTTCCGTCGAGTACCTGCTTGATACTTCCTGCTGCTGGCACGACTCGGCGGCTGCTGATGCGTGCGTGTGGCTAGCGATACTTCTTCAGAACGAAGTTAACGCTGACAGTATACTTGCTCTGGTTGAGAATGCGGTTGACCTTCAGCCGAATGAGGGTTTTTACAGGTGTGTATTTACGGAGAAACTCGCGGAGAACGGGGAAATTGAGCGTTCGAGAGAACAGCTTCATCTGATCAGGCTTGAAGGATCAACCGGCTTTTCCTACTGGCAGGCCTGTGCTTCTCTGGCAGAAGCCGAGGAGGATGCGGACAGGCGTATATGGGCGCTGAGACGGGCCAGAACCGCTAGAATATGTCCCGAATCCAGCCGGAATCTTGGCTGGGCGCTCTACATCTCGGGCAGAAACGCTCTTCGGGACGGGGATTTAATTGTTTCAAGAGAACGGCTTCAGGAAGTTTTTTGTTTAGGGGATACTTTGGAGATTTACGTTCAGAAATCCGATTCACTGCTGGAACTTATCGATGAATTTGAAAAAATTACTTCTGATAGTTATTAGCATCTTACTACTTCTTCTTGCGGTTCTATGTCTCAAAAGGCCGCCATGGCCGGGAACAGGTGATGAATCAAAGGATAGAACCATGGAAACTCAGCCTTTTTAGATATTGATGTTTCAGAATTCCTTTATTTTCATTATTATAGAAACTGCCGGTTGTAGAGAACACGCGGTACTATTGCCGCTTCGATATATGGAGGATTGGTACTGTGCTTAAGAAAATGGTCAATTCATTGTTCGGTGACAGACAGAAAAAGAAAATCTCTGATCTTCAGCCATACGTTGATGAAGTAAACGAATACTGCGAGAAAATCGAGACACTTTCTGAAGATGACCTGAAGGATTTTACACGGCGGTTCAGAGTCAGGCTCGCAAATGGCGAATCGCTTGACGAAATCATGTGTGAAGCCTTCGCTGTCGTTAAGGAATCATGCAGGAAACTTCTTGGCCGGTCCTGGCTGGTTTCCGGCAGCAATCTCGAGTGGAATATGGTCCCGTTCGATGTTCAGATAATGGGTGCTGTGGTGCTTCACCAGGGAAGAATAGCCGAGATGGCTACAGGTGAGGGTAAAACACTCGTCGCCGTAATGCCCATGTACCTGAACGCTCTTGATCTGAACCCGGAATGGGTGGAGCTTGCTCAGGAAAAATTCGGCGATGATCCGGAAAAATGGGAATTTCAATCCATCGAGAACATCCCCGTAGGGAAAGGCGCCCACCTGGTAACCGTGAACGATTACCTATCACAAAGAGACGCTGAGTGGATGGGCGGAGTTTACGAATACCTTGGTATGTCCATCGGCTGTATTCATGGGGAAATGAACCCTGAAGAGCGAAGGGAACAGTATTTAAAGGACATCACCTATGGAACCAACAGCCAGTTCGGTTTCGATTACCTTCGGGACAATATGGCTGTCCGACTTGAGAACAGGGTTCAGCGGGGACATAACTACGTAATCGTTGACGAGGTAGACAGCGTACTAGTTGATGAGGCCAGAACTCCCCTTATCATCAGCGGACCTGTAGCGCATTCTAAGAACCGCTACAAGGAATACAGGAACGATGTTCACAAATTGGCCCGGAAACAGACCCTTCTTGTAAACAGCATTGTTGCCGAGGCGAACGAACTCTGGGAAAAGGGAAATGAGGAGGAAGCAGCCCTTCTTTACCTGAAGGCGAAGAAGGGGGCTCCGAAGCAGAAGAAACTTTTAAATGCGCTACAGGACCCTGACAGGCTTCAGGCCATTCAGAGGATGGAGGGGGTTCTTCTCCGCGAGAAGAGAACTCATGAACTTGAAGAAGATCTTCTGTTCGCCCTTGATGAAAAGGAAAAATCCATTTCCCTCTCCGAAGCCGGCAGGAAAACACTCTCTCCCAACGATCCTGATTTTTTCCTTCTCACGGATATCGGTGATGAAATTTCCGAAATCGAACTTCAGGAAATTCCGGAAGAGAAAAAAGCAGAGCTGCGAAGAACGGCCTACCATGAGCATTCTCAGAAAGCTGAAGCTCTGCATAACATAGATCAGCTCCTCAGGGCATTCCAGATGTACGAGAAAGATGTAGAGTACGTTATTCAGGACGATAGAGTGGTGATAGTTGACCAGTTCACCGGCAGGCTGATGCCCGGAAGGCGCTTCAGTGACGGCCTTCATGAAGCTCTTGAAGCCAAGGAAAACGTTGAGATAAGAAGCGAAACCCAGACCCTCGCGACCATAACCATACAGAATTATTTCAGAATGTATTCGAAGCTTGCGGGGATGACCGGAACAGCCGAAACCGAGGCTGATGAATTCGAGAGTATTTACGACCTCGATGTGTTTGTTGCGCCTACGAATGTCCCGGTAGTACGGAAGGATTTCAACGACCAGGTTTACAGAACAAGGCGTGAGAAGTACAACGCAATAATGAATGAGATCCAGCGGCTTCATTCAATGGATCAACCGGTACTTGTTGGCACGGTTTCGGTGGATATTTCGGAACTGCTTTCCAAACTCCTTAAAGCAAGAAAGATCCCTCACAGTGTTCTTAACGCCAAACATCATAAGCAGGAGGCAGAAATAATAACAAGGGCGGGCCAGAAGGGCGCTGTTACAATAGCCACCAATATGGCCGGCCGTGGAACCGACATCAAGCTGGCCGATGATATCAAGGAAGTAACTGACCGAAACGGTAACAGGGTTCCCGGCGGTCTTTTCGTTATAGGCACGGCCAGGCATGAATCCCGAAGGATTGACAGGCAGCTCCGCGGAAGAAGCGGCCGCCAGGGCGATTTCGGCTCCAGCAGGTTCTATCTCTCGCTTGAGGATGACCTTTTCAGGCTATTCGCTTCTGAGAAACTGATAGATTTTATGAAAAGAAGCGGTGGGGACGATGAAGGCGAACCGATCGAGCACTCTCTTCTTACAAAAGCTATACAGAAAGCTCAGAGAAGAGTTGAGGAGTACAACTTCGGAATAAGAAAACACCTTCTTGAATACGACGATGTAGTGAACCGTCAGCGTGAGGTTATTTACGACAGAAGGCTTCAGGCCCTCTGCGGGGGGGAAGAACTCACTGAGGAAGTAATTGACATGGTCAGCGCGGTATCAAAGCACATTCTCATAGAGACAATACCTGACGAAACCGAGGGTGAGGAATGGAATCTTGAGAGGTCGCAGATACTTCTGGGAGAGATATCGGCGACAAGCAGTCGGGCGAGTATTCCGCCGAGGAGGCGAGGAATGCCGCCGCCGATAAGGTTCTTGACTACTATTACATGAAGAAGGAAAAGATAGGGATGGAGCTGTCAGCCGAGCTTGAGAAAAGGGCAGTACTGAGTTCGATAGATTCGATGTGGAGGGAACACCTGTACGGGATAGACCACCTCAAATCGGGCATTAATCTAAGGGCTTACGCTCAGCGCGACCCCCTTGTAGAATTCAAGAAGGAAGCTTTCGGCCTTTTTGAGGAACTGCTTGACAGAATAGATAAGCTGGTTGTAAAACAGGTACTGTCCCTATGGCCCCGGAACGCGAGAGCCGACCTTCCGGAGAACAGGCAGGTTAGCGGAAACGCCATGCATCCTTCCTCAACCCTTCCTTTAGCGGGCCCTGCCCGAAGTCAGGAACCGCAGAGAAGAGGTGGAAAACAGGTTACCGTTGTAAGGGAGGACCCGAAAGTTGGCAGGAACGATCCGTGTCCATGCGGAAGTGGAAAAAAATACAAGAAATGCTGCGGAAAATGAAAGGAGAGAACAATGGCTGAAAACGGCAAAGGAGAATTCTGGGCATTCGTAGCCGGCGCTCTGGCTGGAGGCATTGTAGCCCTTCTGTACGCGCCCGCAAAGGGTGAGGAAACAAGGGAGAAAGTGCGCGCGACAACCGGAGAACTTTACGGCAAGGGTGAGGAATTCTACGTACATTTCAGGGCTGAGGCTGAAAA is a genomic window of Candidatus Aegiribacteria sp. containing:
- a CDS encoding SEC-C domain-containing protein, whose translation is MKKEKIGMELSAELEKRAVLSSIDSMWREHLYGIDHLKSGINLRAYAQRDPLVEFKKEAFGLFEELLDRIDKLVVKQVLSLWPRNARADLPENRQVSGNAMHPSSTLPLAGPARSQEPQRRGGKQVTVVREDPKVGRNDPCPCGSGKKYKKCCGK
- the secA gene encoding preprotein translocase subunit SecA, whose translation is MVNSLFGDRQKKKISDLQPYVDEVNEYCEKIETLSEDDLKDFTRRFRVRLANGESLDEIMCEAFAVVKESCRKLLGRSWLVSGSNLEWNMVPFDVQIMGAVVLHQGRIAEMATGEGKTLVAVMPMYLNALDLNPEWVELAQEKFGDDPEKWEFQSIENIPVGKGAHLVTVNDYLSQRDAEWMGGVYEYLGMSIGCIHGEMNPEERREQYLKDITYGTNSQFGFDYLRDNMAVRLENRVQRGHNYVIVDEVDSVLVDEARTPLIISGPVAHSKNRYKEYRNDVHKLARKQTLLVNSIVAEANELWEKGNEEEAALLYLKAKKGAPKQKKLLNALQDPDRLQAIQRMEGVLLREKRTHELEEDLLFALDEKEKSISLSEAGRKTLSPNDPDFFLLTDIGDEISEIELQEIPEEKKAELRRTAYHEHSQKAEALHNIDQLLRAFQMYEKDVEYVIQDDRVVIVDQFTGRLMPGRRFSDGLHEALEAKENVEIRSETQTLATITIQNYFRMYSKLAGMTGTAETEADEFESIYDLDVFVAPTNVPVVRKDFNDQVYRTRREKYNAIMNEIQRLHSMDQPVLVGTVSVDISELLSKLLKARKIPHSVLNAKHHKQEAEIITRAGQKGAVTIATNMAGRGTDIKLADDIKEVTDRNGNRVPGGLFVIGTARHESRRIDRQLRGRSGRQGDFGSSRFYLSLEDDLFRLFASEKLIDFMKRSGGDDEGEPIEHSLLTKAIQKAQRRVEEYNFGIRKHLLEYDDVVNRQREVIYDRRLQALCGGEELTEEVIDMVSAVSKHILIETIPDETEGEEWNLERSQILLGEISATSSRASIPPRRRGMPPPIRFLTTIT